From Pseudothermotoga thermarum DSM 5069, a single genomic window includes:
- a CDS encoding sodium:solute symporter family protein encodes MTAVLLLSIYWIFFVSIAVAKRSQLKTYEDFTVAGRRQTTTAVWFSILATCIGSSVVIGLPSSAASTGWPAFWWLAVGSIGLMLQGLLLTEKVRQSNATTIIELIQNLTHPSIALAAAFVIVISWVGIVAAQFKAMGVIFQSLVGITDPRLFTMVGAIATIFYTMIGGQLSVFATDKWQFLILLGSIFVPFFAWFGDKSFHQTTFEFLNDKFTVRNLLEYVFLTGAAYFVGPDMFSRVLCAKDAKKAKNAIFLSAISLVPIAIAITWLGVKTPEVAPGSGAVLLRMIEKKLGKIGLLIGSFGLLSAVISSADTTLLTASTIIQNDILKKKDSKAIQIWIAVVGTFSLLIALGRLNIIPLLLNVYSLYVPAIVPITTVLLMENKKVEKPILLVPFLVGVSFGILSLLFNNKMYSIIGFVINFLISWITLKMVK; translated from the coding sequence TTGACAGCGGTACTTCTTCTTTCCATCTACTGGATATTTTTCGTTTCAATCGCCGTTGCAAAACGAAGTCAGCTTAAAACCTACGAAGATTTCACCGTGGCTGGAAGAAGGCAAACCACAACAGCGGTTTGGTTTTCGATTCTTGCCACTTGTATTGGTTCATCGGTTGTTATAGGCTTGCCTTCTTCGGCAGCGAGTACAGGTTGGCCTGCCTTTTGGTGGCTCGCAGTCGGTTCAATAGGTTTGATGCTCCAAGGTTTGTTGTTAACAGAAAAAGTTAGACAAAGCAACGCCACAACGATAATCGAGCTTATTCAAAATTTGACTCATCCATCGATTGCACTTGCCGCCGCCTTTGTCATAGTTATTTCCTGGGTTGGAATAGTGGCTGCGCAGTTCAAAGCGATGGGGGTTATTTTCCAATCACTTGTTGGGATCACCGATCCAAGGCTGTTTACAATGGTTGGAGCAATCGCCACGATTTTTTACACGATGATAGGTGGACAGCTTTCCGTCTTTGCAACCGACAAATGGCAGTTTTTAATTCTCCTTGGAAGCATTTTTGTGCCATTTTTCGCTTGGTTTGGCGACAAATCTTTCCATCAAACAACTTTTGAATTTTTGAACGACAAGTTCACCGTTAGAAACCTTTTGGAATACGTTTTTCTCACAGGAGCAGCTTACTTTGTTGGACCTGATATGTTCTCAAGAGTTCTGTGCGCCAAGGATGCCAAAAAAGCAAAAAACGCAATCTTTTTGTCGGCAATAAGTCTTGTTCCAATTGCGATCGCCATAACCTGGCTTGGTGTAAAGACACCGGAGGTTGCTCCAGGAAGCGGTGCAGTACTTTTGAGAATGATCGAAAAAAAGCTTGGAAAAATAGGACTTTTGATTGGATCTTTCGGGCTTCTATCGGCAGTTATCTCTTCAGCTGACACCACTTTGCTAACTGCTTCAACGATAATTCAAAACGACATTTTGAAAAAGAAGGACTCAAAGGCAATACAGATTTGGATAGCTGTTGTCGGAACATTTTCTTTGCTCATAGCACTTGGAAGGTTAAACATAATTCCGCTTCTTTTGAACGTTTACTCTCTTTATGTACCAGCGATTGTTCCCATCACAACTGTTCTTCTTATGGAAAACAAGAAGGTCGAAAAACCCATTCTTTTGGTACCATTCCTTGTTGGTGTTAGTTTTGGGATTCTTTCTCTGCTTTTCAACAACAAGATGTATTCCATCATCGGCTTTGTCATCAACTTTTTGATAAGCTGGATAACTTTGAAAATGGTTAAGTGA